In Nonomuraea muscovyensis, one genomic interval encodes:
- a CDS encoding transcriptional regulator — translation MAIGVVGPHDLVEQIMTIGAGLPAAADWRLVGAPHSEEQETYEKFSRIADTIDVVLFTGPLQHDLARQTGELPVPATYVPMSGASLYASLLRGVLSHGIDPARVSIDSLPATDVEEAYSELGIGTAGVHLSEYDRPESARAFAGFHEQLYRQGATTAALTTIRSVAKKLTAADVPVLRMMPTVHTLRLALNTAALLGTGSRLEESRIAIVVVELAASARPSYAGPGNYWQQELKLSLHQALLADARLTGATVAPRDENSYVVTATVGSLSQATDGFRVAPFLDRIRTELGVAVEVGIGLGITARDADANAMVAVEKARNSGGAAAYLVSGDGTVLSLPLRQRRRADKEPVVTTKAAKLLDRLIEGLGDGPEAMVVDAEIVADVLAIAPRSARRVLQSLAEEGLAWPLPPVKGSAAGRPRQPYRLVKT, via the coding sequence GTGGCAATCGGCGTGGTGGGGCCGCACGACCTGGTCGAGCAGATCATGACCATCGGCGCCGGCCTGCCCGCCGCGGCCGACTGGCGTCTGGTCGGCGCACCGCACTCGGAGGAGCAGGAGACCTACGAGAAGTTCTCCAGGATCGCCGACACCATCGACGTCGTGCTCTTCACCGGGCCGCTCCAGCACGACCTCGCCAGGCAGACCGGCGAGCTCCCCGTCCCGGCCACCTACGTCCCGATGAGCGGCGCCAGTCTCTACGCCAGCCTGCTGCGTGGCGTGCTCAGCCACGGCATCGACCCTGCCCGCGTGAGCATCGACTCGCTGCCCGCGACGGACGTGGAGGAGGCGTACAGCGAGCTGGGCATCGGTACGGCAGGCGTGCACCTGTCCGAATACGACCGCCCCGAATCGGCCCGCGCCTTCGCCGGCTTCCACGAGCAGCTCTATCGCCAGGGCGCCACCACCGCCGCGCTCACCACGATCAGGAGCGTCGCCAAGAAGCTGACCGCGGCCGACGTGCCGGTCCTGCGCATGATGCCCACGGTCCACACGCTGCGCCTGGCCCTGAACACCGCGGCGCTGCTGGGCACGGGCAGCCGCCTGGAGGAATCCCGCATCGCCATCGTCGTCGTCGAACTGGCCGCCTCCGCGCGGCCGAGTTACGCCGGTCCGGGCAACTACTGGCAGCAGGAACTGAAGCTCTCCCTCCACCAGGCCCTGCTGGCCGACGCCAGACTGACGGGTGCCACCGTCGCGCCGCGCGACGAGAACAGCTACGTCGTCACCGCCACCGTCGGCTCCCTGTCCCAGGCGACGGACGGCTTCCGCGTCGCCCCCTTCCTGGACCGCATCCGCACCGAGCTCGGTGTCGCCGTCGAAGTCGGCATCGGCCTCGGCATCACCGCCCGCGACGCCGACGCCAACGCGATGGTGGCCGTCGAGAAGGCGCGCAACTCCGGCGGCGCGGCCGCGTACCTGGTGAGCGGCGACGGCACGGTCCTGTCGCTGCCGTTGCGCCAACGCCGCCGCGCGGACAAGGAACCCGTCGTCACGACCAAGGCGGCCAAACTCCTGGACCGCCTCATCGAAGGACTCGGCGACGGCCCCGAGGCCATGGTGGTCGACGCCGAGATCGTGGCCGACGTCCTGGCCATCGCCCCCCGAAGCGCCCGCCGCGTCCTCCAGAGCTTGGCCGAGGAGGGCCTCGCCTGGCCCCTTCCCCCCGTCAAGGGCAGCGCCGCCGGCCGCCCTCGCCAGCCGTACCGGCTCGTCAAGACCTGA
- a CDS encoding N-acetylglucosamine kinase: MDVAIDGGQTGLRLALASRGRVLEVTEVPGLAYAQGSPVDAVLERVECLLPDDADTVCLGLTTLLDSPEKLAARLLSVARRVLITGDVVISHAGAFSGGTGVVLAAGTGAIALGVCGSEVRQVDGWGFLYGDAGSGFWIGRRGLEAAWRGLDGRASRGALTSRAVEVFGEPGGLYLAPDAVARVAGFARQVFELAEHDGTARGIVEEAGWELARTVATAGHDFSSPVPVSWTGRLLRDARLFAAFRTALAELLPSARIQPPEGDGLAGAARLAASAGLGSYAPLIQVMSR; this comes from the coding sequence ATGGACGTGGCGATCGATGGCGGGCAGACGGGGTTGCGGCTCGCGCTGGCGTCCCGTGGACGGGTGCTCGAGGTGACCGAGGTGCCTGGTCTGGCGTACGCACAGGGCTCCCCGGTCGACGCCGTGCTCGAGCGCGTCGAGTGCCTGCTTCCCGATGACGCGGACACCGTCTGCCTGGGTCTGACCACGCTCCTCGACTCCCCGGAGAAGCTGGCCGCGCGTCTCCTCTCCGTCGCCCGGCGGGTGCTGATCACCGGAGACGTGGTCATCTCGCACGCGGGCGCCTTCTCCGGAGGGACTGGGGTCGTCCTCGCCGCGGGCACCGGGGCCATCGCCCTGGGCGTCTGTGGGTCCGAGGTGCGGCAGGTCGACGGGTGGGGGTTCCTGTACGGCGACGCGGGGAGCGGGTTCTGGATCGGGCGGCGAGGGTTGGAGGCGGCCTGGCGCGGTCTGGACGGGCGCGCCTCCCGTGGCGCGCTCACATCACGGGCTGTCGAGGTGTTCGGCGAGCCGGGCGGGTTGTATCTGGCTCCTGACGCGGTGGCGCGGGTTGCGGGGTTCGCGCGGCAGGTCTTCGAGCTGGCCGAGCATGACGGTACGGCACGCGGCATCGTCGAGGAGGCGGGGTGGGAGCTCGCCCGGACGGTCGCCACCGCAGGGCATGACTTCTCCTCTCCTGTGCCCGTGTCGTGGACCGGCCGCCTGCTGCGCGACGCCCGGCTGTTCGCAGCCTTCCGAACAGCACTCGCCGAGCTGCTCCCCTCAGCCCGGATCCAGCCCCCCGAGGGCGACGGGCTCGCGGGCGCGGCCCGCTTGGCCGCCTCAGCCGGCCTCGGCTCATACGCCCCGCTCATCCAGGTGATGTCCCGATGA
- a CDS encoding aspartate aminotransferase family protein, whose amino-acid sequence MTRTLDASTDLHTTAKRYLAGGVSSDARRTAGVPLFVDRAAGSRLWDVDGTAYVDYVLGQGPALLGHCPPAVVEAVSAQVARGIVYSAQHAAEVRVAERLCTMIPSAERVRFNTVGSEAVHAALRLARGHTCRPKILKFEGHYHGWLDPVLHSVHPALDLAGPADAPVPVPGTAGQPPAADLVIAPWNDLDALTVLMARHAGEIAAVICEPVLCNTGAIEPLPGYLQGVRELCDRHGSLLIFDEIITGFRLGPGGAQEYLGIAPDLSVFGKAMAGGMQVSALAGRASVMDDISTGKIAHAGTFNSQPVGIAAAEATLRILDEQREEVYGTLYARGRALMAGLREAAAKAGVPMLVHGPGPVFQTYFTREREPSVRNYRDFAATDRARMTLLHAALLDRGVNMVPRGLWFLSTAHTEADIEFTVAAFSDALASLPLG is encoded by the coding sequence ATGACCCGCACCCTGGACGCCAGCACCGACCTGCACACCACCGCCAAGCGCTACCTCGCCGGCGGCGTCTCCAGCGACGCCCGCCGTACCGCAGGAGTGCCTCTCTTCGTCGACCGGGCGGCCGGCTCGCGCCTGTGGGACGTTGACGGCACCGCGTACGTGGACTACGTCCTGGGCCAGGGCCCCGCCCTGCTCGGTCACTGCCCGCCGGCCGTGGTCGAGGCGGTCTCCGCGCAGGTCGCTCGGGGCATCGTCTATTCGGCCCAACACGCCGCCGAGGTCCGCGTGGCCGAGCGCCTGTGCACGATGATCCCCTCGGCGGAGCGGGTCCGCTTCAACACGGTCGGCTCCGAGGCGGTGCACGCCGCGCTCCGGCTGGCCCGCGGGCACACCTGCCGTCCCAAGATCCTCAAGTTCGAGGGCCACTATCACGGCTGGCTCGACCCGGTCCTCCACAGCGTTCACCCCGCCCTCGATCTGGCCGGCCCCGCCGATGCGCCCGTTCCGGTCCCGGGTACGGCGGGCCAGCCCCCGGCCGCCGATCTCGTCATCGCCCCGTGGAACGACCTCGACGCCCTCACCGTCCTGATGGCCAGGCACGCGGGCGAGATCGCCGCCGTGATCTGCGAGCCGGTGCTCTGCAACACCGGTGCGATCGAGCCACTGCCCGGCTACCTGCAAGGGGTGCGCGAGTTGTGTGACCGGCATGGCAGCCTGCTGATCTTCGACGAGATCATCACCGGGTTCCGGCTCGGGCCCGGCGGCGCGCAGGAGTACCTCGGCATCGCCCCGGACCTGTCGGTCTTCGGCAAGGCGATGGCCGGCGGCATGCAGGTTTCCGCCCTGGCGGGACGCGCCTCGGTGATGGACGACATCTCGACCGGCAAGATCGCGCACGCCGGTACCTTCAACTCCCAGCCCGTCGGCATCGCCGCCGCCGAGGCCACCCTGCGGATCCTGGACGAGCAGCGGGAGGAGGTGTACGGCACCCTGTACGCCAGGGGCCGGGCGCTCATGGCCGGCCTGCGCGAGGCGGCTGCCAAGGCGGGCGTGCCGATGCTGGTCCACGGGCCGGGCCCGGTCTTCCAGACCTACTTCACGCGGGAACGGGAGCCGAGTGTCCGGAACTACCGCGACTTCGCGGCCACGGATCGGGCACGGATGACGCTGCTCCACGCGGCGCTGCTCGACCGCGGGGTCAACATGGTGCCGCGGGGCCTGTGGTTCCTGTCCACCGCCCACACCGAGGCCGACATCGAGTTCACCGTCGCCGCTTTCTCCGACGCCCTGGCCTCGCTTCCGCTCGGTTGA
- a CDS encoding helix-turn-helix transcriptional regulator, which translates to MTYAVAALVDIDDYIASEQAQGLVWARGQLERTARAVNAATGGRAQARPPEEWLVLLSGPDPDALMSEAVVLAEEVRARIVRETAWTATVSLSPPSLGGGAAEREARRINDLKLVLGGDRVITPAPPYRGQSLTPPVRIEQELTRRVQAGDRNGAAGLLASWVDRCAGEPGVDPQTLRSWLIGQLLFVVDAVNTTRLADGSTDWVRACARLPVEDIIVVGDIHERSYLHIWLRETLGRLMPAPSRHDILAVAEAYLAQHFADPGLRLATVAAAVSASPFYISHLFAEERGTTFLRHLTGLRLRHARKLLATTDRPVDEVAARSGYSSAKALRGVFQRHVGCSPTEYRRQRAR; encoded by the coding sequence ATGACCTATGCCGTCGCCGCCCTGGTGGACATCGACGACTACATCGCGTCGGAGCAGGCGCAGGGCCTGGTGTGGGCCCGGGGCCAGCTCGAGCGCACCGCCCGCGCGGTGAACGCCGCGACGGGCGGCCGCGCCCAGGCCCGGCCTCCGGAGGAGTGGCTGGTCCTGCTCTCCGGACCCGACCCCGACGCGCTGATGTCGGAGGCGGTGGTGCTGGCCGAAGAGGTCAGGGCCCGGATCGTCCGCGAGACGGCATGGACCGCGACGGTCAGCCTCAGCCCGCCCAGCCTGGGCGGTGGCGCCGCCGAACGCGAGGCCAGGCGCATCAACGATCTCAAGCTCGTGCTCGGCGGCGACCGCGTGATCACCCCGGCTCCGCCGTACCGCGGACAGAGCCTGACTCCGCCGGTGCGGATCGAACAGGAGCTGACCAGGCGGGTCCAGGCCGGCGATCGCAACGGCGCGGCCGGACTGCTGGCGAGCTGGGTGGACCGGTGCGCGGGTGAGCCCGGGGTCGATCCACAGACGCTGCGCAGCTGGCTCATCGGGCAACTGCTGTTCGTGGTGGACGCGGTCAACACCACACGGCTGGCCGACGGCTCGACCGACTGGGTGCGGGCCTGCGCCCGGCTGCCCGTCGAGGACATCATCGTGGTCGGCGACATCCACGAGCGGTCCTACCTGCACATCTGGCTGCGGGAGACGCTGGGGCGGCTGATGCCCGCACCCTCGCGGCACGACATCCTGGCCGTCGCCGAGGCATACCTGGCTCAGCATTTCGCCGATCCGGGGCTCCGGCTGGCCACCGTGGCCGCCGCGGTCAGCGCGAGCCCCTTCTACATCTCCCACCTGTTCGCAGAGGAGCGCGGGACCACCTTCCTGCGGCACCTGACCGGGTTGCGGTTGCGGCACGCGCGCAAGCTCCTGGCGACCACGGACCGGCCGGTGGACGAGGTGGCCGCGCGGTCCGGCTACTCGAGCGCCAAGGCGCTGCGCGGCGTCTTCCAGCGGCACGTGGGCTGCTCGCCCACCGAATACCGACGGCAGAGAGCGAGGTAG
- a CDS encoding fumarylacetoacetate hydrolase family protein: protein MFLGRIRRTPSGPVELVARHPDGGLISLAGLGGDDPVALIASLGLDRLAEHAAGRRPELAEDEVLFEPPVATCTKICCLALNYAAHAEESGMEVPPEPVLFFKPPSALTGHNRPVIAPARTRHLEHEVELAVVIGKATRDLPAERWREAVAGYTVINDMTARDLQLANIARNVPWDQSKGFDTFAPVGPYLATSDEVSDPQALELTLEVDGEVRQRANTKQMVFDIPRLIADLSDGMTLMPGDLIATGTIAGIAPLKDGETMRATVTGVGTLVNTVKFRSA from the coding sequence ATGTTCCTTGGACGCATCAGACGGACCCCCTCCGGCCCCGTCGAGCTGGTGGCCCGGCATCCGGATGGCGGCCTGATCAGCCTGGCCGGCCTCGGCGGCGACGACCCCGTGGCCCTGATCGCCTCGCTCGGGCTGGACCGCCTGGCCGAGCATGCCGCCGGGCGCCGGCCCGAACTGGCCGAGGACGAGGTGCTCTTCGAGCCGCCGGTCGCCACCTGCACGAAGATCTGCTGCCTGGCGCTCAACTACGCCGCACACGCGGAGGAGAGCGGCATGGAGGTGCCCCCCGAGCCGGTTCTCTTCTTCAAGCCGCCGTCCGCGCTGACCGGCCACAACCGCCCGGTGATCGCGCCGGCCCGCACCCGCCACCTTGAGCATGAGGTGGAGCTGGCCGTGGTGATCGGCAAGGCCACCCGCGATCTGCCCGCCGAACGCTGGCGGGAGGCGGTCGCCGGCTACACCGTGATCAACGACATGACCGCCCGAGACCTGCAGCTGGCCAACATCGCCAGAAACGTGCCGTGGGACCAGTCCAAGGGTTTCGACACCTTCGCGCCCGTCGGGCCGTACCTGGCGACCTCGGACGAGGTGTCCGACCCGCAGGCGCTGGAGCTGACGCTGGAGGTGGACGGCGAGGTCAGGCAGCGGGCCAACACCAAGCAGATGGTCTTCGACATTCCGCGCCTGATCGCGGACCTGTCGGACGGCATGACCCTGATGCCGGGCGACCTGATCGCGACCGGGACCATCGCCGGGATCGCGCCGCTGAAGGACGGCGAGACGATGCGGGCGACCGTGACAGGAGTCGGCACGCTGGTGAATACGGTCAAATTTCGGTCTGCCTAA
- a CDS encoding sugar isomerase domain-containing protein has product MTDYAGIAREAVERVLSAERAAISRAGGLVHDALRAGGVLQAFGTGHSRSIALELVGRAGGLVPANQLGIRDLAYYGDTPLRDLLDPKTERLPGLAAQIWALADIRPEDIFVIISNSGGNAAIVEMARLARERGHTVIAITSTAHTARVETEERLGDLAHVVIDNGAPYGDAALSLPGGGAVCPVSNLTGTLIAQLLVADVVERYLAGGEQPPVFRSANTPGGDEHNAGLLAQYGSRVRLGDA; this is encoded by the coding sequence GTGACGGACTACGCAGGGATCGCCAGAGAAGCTGTGGAGCGAGTGCTGTCCGCCGAGCGTGCGGCCATCAGCCGCGCCGGTGGCCTCGTCCATGACGCCCTCCGCGCCGGTGGCGTCCTCCAGGCCTTCGGCACCGGCCACTCCCGTTCCATCGCCCTGGAGCTCGTCGGCCGCGCCGGCGGCCTCGTCCCCGCCAACCAGCTCGGCATCCGCGACCTCGCCTACTACGGCGACACCCCGCTCCGCGACCTCCTCGACCCCAAGACCGAACGTCTCCCCGGCCTCGCCGCCCAGATCTGGGCCCTCGCCGACATCCGCCCTGAGGACATCTTCGTCATCATCTCCAACTCGGGCGGCAACGCCGCGATCGTCGAGATGGCCCGCCTGGCACGGGAACGTGGCCACACCGTCATCGCCATCACCTCCACCGCCCACACCGCCCGCGTCGAGACCGAGGAGCGCCTCGGCGACCTCGCCCACGTCGTCATCGACAACGGCGCTCCCTACGGGGACGCCGCCCTCTCCCTCCCCGGCGGCGGCGCCGTCTGCCCTGTCTCCAACCTCACCGGCACCCTCATCGCCCAGCTGCTCGTCGCCGACGTCGTCGAGCGCTACCTGGCCGGCGGGGAGCAGCCTCCGGTCTTCAGGTCGGCCAACACACCTGGCGGGGATGAGCACAACGCCGGGCTGCTCGCCCAGTACGGCTCCCGCGTCCGGCTGGGTGACGCGTGA